The genomic window GGACACTGAGGCACGGAGGGCTAGCTGGATCATCCTGGAAGGCTGGTGGCAGCGATGCGTAAGGCCTTGCCGCTGTCGGTGTCACTTGAAGCATTAGGCCGGCAACGTGTCTGTGCTGTTTAGGGGTCGATTTGGGTAATCTGGGCTGAGGAAGTCATCCATCCGTTCGTTAGCAGCTGGTCTGTTTTGCTGACAACCTCGATATTCAAGTCACGTTTTCCTGGTAAGGTTCACCGTCCCACCAATCAGAGATCTTGGCCCAAAATCCTCTTTTATGTGGTGCATACATCACTGGATAAGGTCTTACGGGCCCAGCATACAACACTTCTTCGGGTAAGGTCTGTATCTCAGACATGGGTACTTCATTCCCCCAGTAATTCCCTGCAGCTGCTCCCAAGCCAACTGTTTTaggggaaggaagagttACAGCAGGGGTTGGGATGCTCGCCCTATTATTAGAACCTTGAACTTGTGAATGTGGGCTGACACTGGGCTGAGTTTTGCCTGAGAAGAGCCCGCGTCGCTGTTTTGAGGAATCTGCGCGAAAGATAAACGTGTTTCTTCCTAAATCAGAAGGCGGTGGAGGGACAGCCATTGATAGTCGTTAGAGTTGATTGAGCAAGCAGTACAAGTCACGAAGCTATCGCTGATAATTTTGAGAAAAGCGCAGGGCTGGTGTCAATCTACACTGGCTATAGCGAGGGTATTAATCTTCTTGatcgaagaagaggaacaTCGTTAATGATTAGTAGTGGCCAGCAATCAGCAGCTGAGTTAGCGAGATGAATGATTAAATTTTCTGATGTTAAGACTTTCTTTGTAACGGTTTGCCCTGTATCGTCCGAGGGCTTGTCTTCGGTATGCATTTGATGGTACGATGTGGAACGGTCGGGTAATACAAAAGACAAAAGGGACAAGAAGCAACATTTTGATCAACGGAATTCGCCATCATGTGcttattattattgttTGTGTTTTTTCGTCCCATTCTCCTTTGGTCCTCTGCGCGACAGAATAATGAAAAATAACACCACCTCTTCAACTTTGATCAAACGGCAGATGCAAAGTGCTGATATAAATGATTAAAGGCTGTTATAGTCACAATTCTCATGCATGTCATTACACGTAAAGAGACCAAGATGCAATATACTAGAAAAAGCGAACCATGAACCACCACCCTACGCGCAACTATTGCTCGCCAGTGGCAAGCTTAGGAGGAAAACCAGCCTGGTTATCTTCCTTTCGGTCACCACGATCACGGCCGCCTCGTCCACCCTTGCCGCCTCGACCGCCACGACCACCACGACCACCTCGACCTCGGCCTCCACGACCACCGCCACGACCACCCCGTCCACCACGTCCTCgcttttccttctcttccttctcgTTCAAAACCTGAGCAGCCTGCTTGCCCTTGAAGCATGCTCGGGTGTACCAGAAATCTCGGTGCTCCTCCTCTGTAAACGGAAATGGTCAATGTAAGAACAAGTGCGCAGTTGTGGTAGAAACTCACCTGTCATACGGGCCCACTCAACCTCAGCGCCACCGAAAGTCATCTTAGCATCCTTGAGCTTCTCAAACTCTTCGTCGTTGATGACGGAGTTATCGCTCTTAGCGATGGTaccagaagaagatccGGGGGGGAAAGCGAGGAAAGGAGAGGCAATCACATTGCCGACTTGGGCCTGTAGAAGATGCATCAGCACGTACTCTATTTTTCGTGTAGTTTGCGTACCTTGAGATCCTTCCAATCAGGGTTCTCACCGTGGTTGATGAACTTCACAGCAGAGTTGATTTCAAAGGCGACCTTGGAGCGATCCAGCACCTTACCGGTGTGACGGTCACATTCGAGAGAAGCACCATTGTATTCAATCACGAGGGGCTCGGGCTCATCAGTCCTAGCCTCCTTGCCTTCTCGCTCTtcgtcatcatcctccCTGGACCTCTTCTTGTTTTCTCCGGCCTTCAAGTTCTTCACTTCAGGCCTAGAACCAACAATAGCAACACCGTCGGGGATCTTAGCCAAAGAAGGAAGTTGACCGTGCTTGGCCTTCTCCATTTCCCTAAAGGCGTTGAATTTGCCCTCAGGCCTAGATTTGCTCTGGCCTCCACGGTTGATGTCACCCTCGGGGATACCCTTCTCCTTAGCCTTCATCTTGACATAAGCATCCCTGTGCAGATCGTTAGTTCTTTGTCTGTGGAACCGTACCACCGAAATGCACGAACTTGGACATGAAAGTCATTTCAGGACCGTCAGAGGTGAACTTGGGGATGCTTTCTTGCTTGGCAAACTTTTTGGCATCAGCCTCGTAGGCGAACTCAACGAAAACGGATCCCTGAAGGAAATTCAGTACAAGGGACAAGTGTAGGGCCAAGAAAGCATAACAACGGACCTTGAATTGACCCTTACCCTTTCCCGCAGCTCCCTTGCCTTCAATATCTCCTCGTCTCATACGGACAGCATTGATTTTGCCGAACTGATCACAGTATGCCTCGATCTTCTCTTGGGTGTTTGCCTCTGTTTCCTCCTCACCGAAGCCTTTCTGTAAAATGGTCTCATCAGTTCGGCACCCATAGAAGACAGGTTTCACGCACAATGTACACAGATCGATCCCAAGCGGTGGTGTTCTTCTCCAAAggcctcttcctcctcacgTTCTCACCGTCTTCACTAACCGCAACAAGAGGGTCGTTACCATCCTCCTTGATGGACAAACGCAGAGCGTAGGCAACGAAGGGGACTCCAAGAGACTCAAAGTCCTTCATACGCTTGAAAGTGCTAATGGTCTTGATGGGGACCCATCCCTCGGCATTGCAGCAGgtgagggagaagaagtaCTTGTCTACGGGCAAGTTGGAGTCTGAGAAGTAGAATCGGACTAAAATTCGGGCATGTAAGCCCAAGTTCACCAATACTACTCATTCAGCCAAACATACCCTGCTTAGCAGCCTTGCCAAGGAGCTCCTTAACTTCATCTTCAGACTTTCCCTCGACGGAGGGGAGGGGGCCGAGTTCGACCTCTTTGGACTCTTCAGGGATAGAAACAGCGGCTTGCTCGGCAGACATGTTGGAGCTGAGGATTACGGGGGTGAGGGTTGTAGtagagaagagatgaaggatAAGGCTATGCATATGGTATATACTATGTCTGTTGGCTGCCTCTGCGGTGGAGTGCTGGGCCAGTTGCTGCAGAAATTCTGATCCCTTCCCCGCGGTGATATCCGAAAGTGGCACCTCCAGACATCTGCCTCCAGCGCCAGGGACAGCACAAACAAGGGACCCTGAATTTCTCATTTCCGCGACTGACATGTTACAGCTGGCAGCACATTTCTCTCGTAGCTTTAGCTTCAATAGCCCTTTTGGAATACCGCGCCATACACTATGCAATTAGAATAGAGAGCTGGCGGAAGCACAACAGGCCCACCTGTAATACGGCCAGGCCGCTGTACTCACCGCATACTGCAAAACAGAAGTTCTTCGTGCCGTATTTCTgcatccatctcttccttaATCGTCaatcttctttccctcttctctcatATCTCATACTTGCTGCCGGCCAGCCAACAACTCTCTCACAACCCTCTAGACGAGGCATATCTCTCACTTATAACCTCCTTCTTTAACAAACTCGCAGAATGACTCGCAAGATCCAGAAGACATCGACTGTTACCGCTGCCGCTGCAGCTCTTGCAGCTCTTCCAAGAACCTTGGCTTCAACTCCCGCTGCGCGATGGGGTCACCAAGGAGTTTACGTCAAATCCAAAAAGGCAATGTATATTGTCGGTGGTGAAACGTCGGCTTCCGATTATCAGATCACAAACGAAGTCTTGGTGCTTTCGGTATGTTAATGGTGATGAAGTGTATTGACAATGCCCTTTGCTAAAGCCAAAATTAGCTTAATTCATCCAACCCATCTTTTACCACCGGATCATCGGACGGTCTTCCTGCCCATGCTTTTGCTTCTATGGCTTTATCAAATGACGAGAATTCTCTCATCGTTATGGGAGGTATGACTTCAGACTGCAGCTCGGATGGTTTGGCCCATACGCTCGACCTTTCAAACAACGTCGAGTGGACTTCTAATTCACCTAGTAGATTCCTAAGACGTAGGGGTGCAGGGATGGCTTGGGTTGATAACAACTCCACGTATGGAGAGGTCATGGTTATTGGTGGCGTTGCAGACTCTTACTCTTGTTGTGAGTTGAACTGTTTGCGCGGGCATCCCAAAAAGTATGCTCATGAGTATCATTGCCAGCCTCTTCCACTTCGGCCTACACCGCAGCGGATGTActttcccttcccctctcctcttccgcTCTTGTCTCCTCCCGATCTCTTCCTAACTCTCTCACCGGCTCCACCTTGGCAGTTTCTGACTTTGGCCTTGCAAGTGACTCTTCTGGCAAGATTTACCTGGCTGGTGGCCAATCCCCCAGTGGTGACTTGGTGTCGCTGAACACTATCGGTGTTTGGGACCCGACTAATGGTTGGCAATCACAAACCACTTCAGGTGATGTGCCTGATGGACGAGTTGGTGCCTCATTGGTAGCCCATCCTAATTTGGACATGCTGTAAGTCATTTTACATCTTTGTATACCATTATAACATATCTGATTATCAATTATCAGCGTTCTTCACGGTGGTTCTGTGTCTAACAGCACTAGCGGCTCTTATTCTTCCACCGctcttcttgctttcctGAATACCACGACCTTTGAGTGGTCCACTCCTTCTAATCTTCAACccccttcatcctctgcTGCTTCTTATCACTCTGCGGTGATGACCGATCAAGGTGTGATGATTACTGCATTTGGCCTCTCTGCTTTTGACACTCCTCGCTCCGATGTCTACTACCTCGACTTGCGAGACACTACGAAGTCTTCATGGACGTGGAAATCAAATTGGAATAGCAATATGCTCGAAGCCTACTCTGGATCTTCAACAAGTGCGAACGGTACAACCAACGGGGTTACTGCAGCAGACACCAATAATTCGTCTGGCATGTCATCCAAAAAACTGGCTAGCATCATTGCGCCAATTTTGGTGGTCGCTCTTCTGCTTTCACCCCTTATCGTGTACCTCGTTCGTCGCCGAGTCCGTGTCATCAAGAAACGCCGTATGGCTCAACacttctccttttcctctcaAGAGGATTCTGGAGCTTTCAATTTTAGAACTCCTTTCAACCAGTACCTCGCCAAGCGTCGTTCTCAGGGTCAATTCCCATGGGGCGGCGACTCCAATGAAAGAGAAGGCAACTTTATCAGCGGCGTAACCGGTACACTTGGTCGAGTGGTCAGCCGTCTCAGCAACCGCAGTTCTGACAGTGGCCACGAAGATGCACGAGAGATTGGTGAAGAAGACCAAAGGCAAATGGCTCAGGTGGGCCAGCGTCTTAGGATCAATCTGGATGATCCACAGCCGATGAATTGGGAGGAAATTGACTTTGGCCTCGGGAAACTCGACGAGTCAAAGGGTCACGACACCGCGTATAATGCCAGTTCGGGAGCGCTCGTCCAACAGGGTCAGAACCCTACTTCGTCTGCGGCTGAGGGTTATACTGCTGATCAGTTGTATGCTCCTGAGGAAGTTCAcaatgaggaagagatCACCCCCAACGCTCTTGTCACTGCCTACCCTGTCATGGAGCCCTCTCCAGCCTACACACCTCAGCAAGCAGGAGACTGGACAAAACTCCAACAAAACTTGACACAGAAGCCTGCGTTCCGCTCAATCTCTCCTACAGCTCAGCTTCGTTCTCATTCTCATCCCGCTCCCCCTGCCATCTCTCCCTTTGCCGATCCCATCCCCGCTTCTGAATCTCTCGCTGTCAACCGATCTTCATCTCTTACCCGCACTATCTCTCAAGCAACTTCTATTGCTCCTAGCATCCCTCCTTTGGAGTTTCAGCGAGCCGAGTCACCTGGTGGAACGATTACCCTCGTCAGCCCCCAAACCGCTGCTCAGACTCATGAGGTTTTGCCTTTTGCTAGCACCATAGATGCTAATGCTACTCACCGAAGCGTTTCTCAGCCCATCAGTCGTCAACTTATTGATGGTAGACTCGCTCGTCGAGGATCAGCTCCCTCAAGCTCCAGCTCTCACTCTGGTTCAGAATGCGGTGAGACACAATCTGCTGAGATCTTGTCCCACTCAAAGGGCAAGACAGTTAGTGTGAGCCACGTTTCACAAGTGAGGAGAAGCAGTTCTTCAAGTGCTGGAACGGTCAAGTACCCTTCTGCgtcgaggaggaagacgCAGTTGCGAGTTGTCAACATGACCGGGTCCGAAGAAGACTAGAGGTGACAAAAATGCTGAATACCTCGAGCGGA from Cryptococcus gattii WM276 chromosome E, complete sequence includes these protein-coding regions:
- a CDS encoding 1a ribonucleoprotein, putative (Similar to TIGR gene model, INSD accession AAW43639.1), whose protein sequence is MHSLILHLFSTTTLTPVILSSNMSAEQAAVSIPEESKEVELGPLPSVEGKSEDEVKELLGKAAKQVRFYFSDSNLPVDKYFFSLTCCNAEGWVPIKTISTFKRMKDFESLGVPFVAYALRLSIKEDGNDPLVAVSEDGENVRRKRPLEKNTTAWDRSVYIKGFGEEETEANTQEKIEAYCDQFGKINAVRMRRGDIEGKGAAGKGKGQFKGSVFVEFAYEADAKKFAKQESIPKFTSDGPEMTFMSKDAYVKMKAKEKGIPEGDINRGGQSKSRPEGKFNAFREMEKAKHGQLPSLAKIPDGVAIVGSRPEVKNLKAGENKKRSREDDDEEREGKEARTDEPEPLVIEYNGASLECDRHTGKVLDRSKVAFEINSAVKFINHGENPDWKDLKAQVGNVIASPFLAFPPGSSSGTIAKSDNSVINDEEFEKLKDAKMTFGGAEVEWARMTEEEHRDFWYTRACFKGKQAAQVLNEKEEKEKRGRGGRGGRGGGRGGRGRGGRGGRGGRGGKGGRGGRDRGDRKEDNQAGFPPKLATGEQ
- a CDS encoding Hypothetical protein (Similar to TIGR gene model, INSD accession AAW43641.1; CNE02450), which produces MTRKIQKTSTVTAAAAALAALPRTLASTPAARWGHQGVYVKSKKAMYIVGGETSASDYQITNEVLVLSLNSSNPSFTTGSSDGLPAHAFASMALSNDENSLIVMGGMTSDCSSDGLAHTLDLSNNVEWTSNSPSRFLRRRGAGMAWVDNNSTYGEVMVIGGVADSYSCSSSTSAYTAADVLSLPLSSSALVSSRSLPNSLTGSTLAVSDFGLASDSSGKIYLAGGQSPSGDLVSLNTIGVWDPTNGWQSQTTSGDVPDGRVGASLVAHPNLDMLVLHGGSVSNSTSGSYSSTALLAFLNTTTFEWSTPSNLQPPSSSAASYHSAVMTDQGVMITAFGLSAFDTPRSDVYYLDLRDTTKSSWTWKSNWNSNMLEAYSGSSTSANGTTNGVTAADTNNSSGMSSKKLASIIAPILVVALLLSPLIVYLVRRRVRVIKKRRMAQHFSFSSQEDSGAFNFRTPFNQYLAKRRSQGQFPWGGDSNEREGNFISGVTGTLGRVVSRLSNRSSDSGHEDAREIGEEDQRQMAQVGQRLRINLDDPQPMNWEEIDFGLGKLDESKGHDTAYNASSGALVQQGQNPTSSAAEGYTADQLYAPEEVHNEEEITPNALVTAYPVMEPSPAYTPQQAGDWTKLQQNLTQKPAFRSISPTAQLRSHSHPAPPAISPFADPIPASESLAVNRSSSLTRTISQATSIAPSIPPLEFQRAESPGGTITLVSPQTAAQTHEVLPFASTIDANATHRSVSQPISRQLIDGRLARRGSAPSSSSSHSGSECGETQSAEILSHSKGKTVSVSHVSQVRRSSSSSAGTVKYPSASRRKTQLRVVNMTGSEED